A stretch of the Solanum dulcamara chromosome 6, daSolDulc1.2, whole genome shotgun sequence genome encodes the following:
- the LOC129892727 gene encoding uncharacterized protein LOC129892727: MRIGLIGKSKLGFIDGRYPKSKFGPEFSDAWEKCNAVILSWIMNAVRLGLLGTVVYGGDAHKVWCDLNEWFDKINGAHVYQLHKEIHGCSCPESKKFQDHYEYQRLLEFLMGLNKTYSAVRGQILMQSPTPNLNKAFSLVMDHESQRNIAHTNYESCLPKLMESTALFSPKGSGHSVGNGNFGHQPGGVGGNPIRSHYEAQFNSQKPQKSVITCEVCGYRGHTKEQCFKVKGYPVGWRSKKKTGSSTPSSSSFANQVTVAQSAGLSHNGEPSAAYKSPAAFFTKEQYQQIMQLLTKGSDTGGEHSAKIATTSRVLSTLVSKYVNKEWIVDTGATNHMTSQLSSLDKCTSVSKPERRQDLYSGKVKGIGREDEGLYILKEGFNHTDPTQRICRVDISDSSPCTVCPLAKQTKVPFPVSNHTSKTLFDLVYCDVWGPYKVPTHNGMKYFVTVVDDYSRFTWLFLLTAKSDTIVVMRHFFAQVHNLFSTCVKVLRIDNGTEFMSTAFQSILSTLGICHQTTCVYTPQQNGVVERKHRTILNMARALRFQASVPLQFWGECVTTTDIIKDTRKDLQKDFKMNDLGELKFFLGIECARSSKGIHMSQRKYALELIAECGLGGAKPAATPLEQNQKLISA, translated from the exons ATGAGAATTGGATTAATAGGCAAGAGTAAACTTGGATTCATTGATGGTAGATATCCTAAGTCTAAGTTTGGACCTGAGTTTTCTGATGCTTGGGAGAAGTGTAATGCTGTAATCCTCTCTTGGATTATGAATGCAGTTCGACTAGGATTGCTGGGGACTGTGGTGTATGGAGGAGATGCACACAAGGTTTGGTGTGATCTAAATGAATGGTTCGACAAGATAAATGGAGCTCATGTGTATCAACTCCATAAAGAAATTCATG GTTGTTCATGTCCTGAGTCTAAGAAGTTTCAAGATCATTATGAGTATCAAAGGTTATTAGAGTTCCTAATGGGACTAAATAAGACCTACTCTGCAGTTAGAGGACAGATTTTGATGCAGTCTCCAACTCCAAATCTGAACAAAGCCTTTTCCCTtgtcatggatcatgaaagTCAAAGGAACATAGCACACACTAACTATGAATCATGCCTTCCTAAACTGATGGAAAGTACTGCATTGTTTAGCCCAAAAGGGAGTGGTCATAGTGTTGGTAATGGGAATTTTGGTCATCAACCTGGTGGAGTTGGTGGTAATCCAATTAGAAGTCACTATGAAGCTCAGTTCAATTCTCAGAAACCACAAAAGTCTGTTATCACCTGTGAGGTGTGTGGTTACAGAGGTCACACTAAGGAGCAATGTTTCAAGGTCAAAGGATATCCAGTTGGCTGGAGATCCAAGAAGAAAACTGGTAGTTCTACACCTAGCTCTAGTTCCTTTGCTAACCAAGTTACAGTTGCTCAAAGTGCAGGCTTATCACACAATGGAGAACCTAGTGCAGCATACAAGTCACCTGCAGCTTTCTTCACAAAAGAACAATATCAGCAGATAATGCAATTACTAACCAAAGGTAGTGACACTGGTGGAGAGCATTCAGCCAAAATAGCCACAACAAGTAGAGTTTTATCAACACTAGTGTCCAAATATGTGAATAAGGAGTGGATAGTTGACACAGGAGCCACTAACCATATGACATCTCAGCTGTCATCACTAGATAAATGTACCTCAGTGTCTAAGCCTGAAAGAAGGCAG GATCTCTACAGTGGAAAGGTCAAGGGGATTGGTAGAGAAGATGAAGGACTCTACATTCTTAAGGAAGGCTTCAACCATACTGATCCTACTCAGAGGATATGCA GAGTAGATATCTCTGACAGCTCACCTTGTACAGTGTGTCCATTAGCAAAACAAACAAAAGTTCCTTTTCCTGTAAGCAATCACACTTCAAAGACACTCTTTGACTTGGTGTATTGTGATGTCTGGGGTCCATATAAAGTACCTACTCATAATGGAATGAAATACTTTGTTACTGTAGTAGATGACTACTCCAGATTCACTTGGCTATTTCTTCTCACAGCTAAATCTGATACTATAGTTGTGATGAGACATTTTTTTGCTCAAGTCCATAATCTGTTCTCAACTTGTGTCAAAGTGCTTAGAATTGATAATGGGACTGAATTCATGAGCACAGCCTTTCAGTCCATACTGTCAACTCTGGGAATATGTCATCAAACCACATGTGTATACACTCCTCAGCAAAATGGTGTGGTAGAAAGGAAGCACAGAACTATCTTAAACATGGCAAGAGCCTTGAGGTTCCAGGCATCAGTACCCTTGCAGTTTTGGGGAGAATGTGTTACCACAACT GATATCATCAAAGACACTAGAAAAGATTTACAGAAGGATTTCAAGATGAATGATCTAGGAGAGCTCAAATTCTTCCTAGGGATTGAATGTGCCAGATCAAGCAAAGGGATCCACATGTCTCAAAGGAAATATGCTCTTGAACTGATAGCTGAGTGTGGTCTAGGGGGAGCTAAACCTGCAGCAACTCCCCTGGAACAGAATCAGAAGCTCATATCTGCATAA
- the LOC129892297 gene encoding uncharacterized protein LOC129892297, whose product MPGRSSKVRRKEAAKTKKFEKLPRIGLAMTCSNCNGRVHNKRGCPQSLESSAKEEPSNSGRERSKTSSSGRGIGRPKKPTRDEGEPPAKRGRGRPRKETAVPSASPPPTAPRAYSVPNAPPPPIGPVDYPVSSSAPPDFIATTNKKGRGSTTPY is encoded by the exons ATGCCTGGCAGGTCAAGTAAGGTTAGAAGGAAAGAAGCTGCTAAAACTAAGAAATTTGAAAAGTTACCTAGAATAGGACTTGCCATGACATGCAGTAACTGTAATGGAAGAGTCCACAATAAGAGAGGTTGTCCACAAAGTCTTGAATCATCAGCAAAGGAAGAACCATCAAATTCAGGTAGAGAAAGGAGCAAAACATCAAGCTCAGGCAGGGGAATAGGAAGACCAAAG AAACCAACAAGAGATGAAGGTGAGCCTCCAGCTAAAAGGGGAAGAGGAAGACCAAGAAAAGAAACTGCAGTACCTAGTGCATCTCCTCCACCTACTGCACCTCGTGCATATTCAGTACCTAATGCACCTCCTCCACCGATTGGACCGGTTGATTATCCAGTATCCTCTTCTGCACCTCCTGATTTCATTGCCACTACTAATAAAAAAGGAAGGGGAAGCACAACCCCATACTAA